Part of the Chelmon rostratus isolate fCheRos1 chromosome 13, fCheRos1.pri, whole genome shotgun sequence genome is shown below.
gaggCCCCCGAGCAAAAGAAGCCACTGAAGCCTTGCTGTGCATGTCCAGAGACGAAGAAAGTCAGGGATGCTTGGTATGTACCTGCCCAGGGAGACTGAAACACTTCACTTGTTGCAAGGGAAAATATTTATGGATGcttttttgtctccaccagCATCATTGAAAAGGGAGAGGAAAGCTGCACAGACCTAATTGATGCACATAAAGATTGCATGAGGGCACTTGGATTCAAGATTTAACTACTCTCTTTTTTGTGTGGTAAGTATCAACTCAtcacaggcgcacacacacacttaaactaGTAATTTGAAATTTAGTCTCCCATTAACTTGTCTGATACTGGCAAACTGATTTCCTTGTGCAAGGTTGTTTGTGTCCCTCAGCTGTTACAGTGGTTCTGTTGAACAAGCTGAACCAGGGTTTCTGCAGGTCCTTTCAAAGGGAGTTTTTTTGTGGTTGAAGTGGGATTGTATGAGACTTACCCATAGTTGCTATATTATCTACAGTGCATACTTGTCAGCATTCCCCCAGTATGGAGAACCTGAACAGGACTGGATGTTAAGCAATCTACTGCTGTAGAAAATATAGTGCCTAAAGAGAGGGCTGTGTGACAGACTGGTAAAGTGGCCAATATTCTAAATATTTGGTGTACTGAAACTAAAATGTATTCTCTTTTAGGTAAA
Proteins encoded:
- the LOC121616238 gene encoding cytochrome c oxidase copper chaperone, whose translation is MSTVSAAGMESAAVTEAPEQKKPLKPCCACPETKKVRDACIIEKGEESCTDLIDAHKDCMRALGFKI